A single Ziziphus jujuba cultivar Dongzao chromosome 11, ASM3175591v1 DNA region contains:
- the LOC107411408 gene encoding chromatin structure-remodeling complex protein SYD isoform X3, which produces MASSHNVELEAAKFLHKLIQDSKDEPAKLAAKLYVILQHMKSSGKEHSMPYQVISRAMETVINQHGLDIEALKSSRLPMAGGTQTGDSATAQFGGSSQAAGVSKDSKAGMAENEIAKVDPFGSSRPPVGPSSGGHDYYQGAGPHRSSQSFDHESPSSLDSRSANSQSQERRDTANWEKQVNQKDTKKTTSKRKRVDTSVPMEPHNENAQQLDTRSTVGNSRKGKMNKIEPSSTFNILPNSGQVENFSSLSGSMRQVIRSKQEAQHLIDKQLDSPNISNPISRAPSSKFPEDLEVSSMQSPSTQQQVGSVPSTHDIMGVWNQNKLGVPFEKSQVPRFPSNPVPGTMTAEIPMQQSTVPSVGLIAESGFSSPMQFGGAMPGKVMENDGGSSNMLADASKLSQGARESSISEMNMLRSATSRDPGKSPVASGMPFKEQQLKQLRAQCLVFLAFRNGLMPKKLHLEIALGNIFPKEGTNTDGPRKELIDHKGKAQSSNDPNIVPEVMMPPVRLNNTREADKIPSGASSTGRFQETESLSIEAGSSKMEDKGGPPSDHSVLAEERKLLLSRKPDAEIQTQETTSSLAMASQKNDFSGGRGGITVTMPGENMENGHLLVGKANQASYIAMNRQMTPEMIGWTGVGNPNDVSRGPLPTSSVQREMVPARKDNAPIRDRWRPVSGIENDHHAVPPMKDVNMMQKHVLQDDSKVSAIQNGCFSDGRKVVHFSETLKNGTSFTAEQVEEDDSLSTDVPPSPKYTMLEKWTMDQQKKKHLEEQNWILKQQKAKQRIAVSFHKSKENVSSSEDISAKTKSVIELKKLQLLELQRRLRSDFLNDFFRPITTEMDRLKSFKKHRHGRRIKQLEKFEQKMKEERQKRIRERQKEFFSEIEVHKERLDDVFKFKRERWKGFNKYVKEFHKRKERIHREKIDRIQREKINLLKINDVEGYLRMVQDAKSDRVKQLLKETEKYLQKLGSKLQEAKSMASRFEHDMDETGAPSVVEKSETAFENEDESDQAKHYLESNEKYYLMAHSIKESIADQPSCLQGGKLREYQMNGLRWLVSLYNNHLNGILADEMGLGKTVQVIALICYLMETKNDRGPFLVVVPSSVLPGWETEISIWAPSIHKIVYFGPPEERRKLFKEKIVHQKFNVLLTTYEYLMNKHDRPKLSKIHWRYIIIDEGHRIKNASCKLNADLKHYRSSHRLLLTGTPLQNNLEELWALLNFLLPNIFNSSEDFSQWFNKPFQSNGDNSADEALLSEEENLLIINRLHQVLRPFVLRRLKHKVENQLPEKIERLIRCEASAYQKLLMKRVEENLGSIGSSRSRSVHNSVMELRNICNHPYLSQLHAEEVNSLIPKHYLPTVIRLCGKLEMLDRILPKLKATDHRVLFFSTMTRLLDLMEEYLNFKQYQYLRLDGQTSGNVRGALIDQFNNPNSPVFIFLLSIRAGGVGVNLQAADTVIIFDTDWNPQVDLQAQARAHRIGQKRDVLVLRFETVQTVEEQVRASAEHKLGVANQSITAGFFDNNTSAEDRREYLEALLRECKKEEAAPVLDDDALNDLLARSEPEIDIFESVDKQRQEAEMATWRKLVIERGLDSSEPLPPLPSRLVTEEDLKEFYEVMKIYEVPKPGPGMVSNVGVKRKGEYLGGLDTQQYGRGKRAREVRSYEEQWTEEEFEKMCQVDSPESPSKPKEEVKDTNLPTDASRSIVTVKTEIPAPLSSEQSHSTHQPVTSIPPPPPAPTVQPAPIIQPTPTIQPPHLQQGKEVTPPAKRGRGRPKRATTDQSPTAVVLTAPSGTDKVDLALQRGTTSSSDTTSCPNPLAVNVKGVIGTVHQTGIGVTPSSQPTTPPSATSGAQVAAVPSVPVQGRGQGRKIQSSGEAPRRRGKKQGPVSPAVTSGLTGSDLKQNEIQQNKSMNPSVNQATVITATVSSTPLVQCPDSLPGSAASQGTDVIDPHHGEGTGLSSPQTPTLQGVNPVSQSSSPCPSVPMQMKGQGRKTQSGAGGTRRRGKKQALVSPPVPDVSPGQDLKPNVNSQNKSGDLSESQAVKSKQDVAKEPTNAIQEQVCHAPDSLAGPDQDVKSTKQPVGLALAKQSEVSSTTHDSDQISMGPTSGESQNAAVLNVASLTKDASNENCSSKLEANKLSGNEAVVAPAVALSSTTSPEVTKDSCLVDRTVTATSTVMSAALVVPSTDSFATSTTMEGITKTKHLVAAEIAINPQSTPPYPSVPAASQSTGALPTESIQVKRQGRKAPPRGETPRRRGKKQALTMSAVPDGSAAHASKLSSQSQNRSDDAIGSKSAILRGKHGTDTQENNVIQAQISEVNLPSGLAGQDPKRKEQSGHTPPVKQLINPPTTIDSALGSSDKNSALGRIQTANVNDVARVMKEVFSGTCLSKNKSGETAGKEGRAVHNLPVVSKTVMEVAKNQTLEDKAHSSMPTLTTASVLDLPVNYEKRSGMEADGTRVLMTDLSKSEIKTTAVSVVKMADSEKHSNEDAISLPNTGALCTASLSAGERDDGLSERESPDAGPPGFTTRASGNDVSSSLVPPSVVEPVAMSNTSGNKTEMLTKESPNSSHLDARGFECQTISTKTDKSNDYPETTPPIPVTPENLGIVVTSAMIVSGSENKIEPSVKELQLTSPVISEKADDDDGEHPKSPISQILDHSSVVELQLTSPQDEGNPEAPVISEKADDDDDGEHPKSPISQSLDHSSVVEPPMTEIQSGNDREPALNEVKNCSLDIGIDENAPTISLTRDRSTGVKFEKRSSESVILCSTEAEFQKSSLEIGSLGNPSSIPVTGDQPPSIHFEEDASEKDVLPSNDAEAESSIPVTGDQPPSIHFEEDASEKDVLPSNDAEAETAAECSGQASVAGLKFSPKVENSGAAHGPSDIALGDSSETLQDTSETGNLEAKCDASEDKEETMPDPLKSVIAESSGAKVIPEAHVGTLLQEIETTDHSDEACNMELDPSKGDQMDGSQNVLMEHEKISNEITLPSLLVTEEDKLNNSERSPVGNSVAVGEQKGPDDAESGDQLDVSCEGGFMPENISEVPPSSSSVKEEQMIESSFEKFPVSCLVALKEPKDSEAGMDIQLDSAGGSETLPDQVILLPSCLESGEEIGCSSEKGPALEEPEKPKDSEAEIDVQLDSSNNNEVLLEKVVSGSIMEDKIEGSYQQDPAGSSVPEESKDSEAEGAVQPLDSSEGSKDVQTDSYLAGKMSQEIFLLENAHPPSSSVTDAEKIESSLEKCSLSLSVELERLEGFEAKVENRVDAGHDVVGSPESKKSETMNLLSSSLASEGEKIEGSVDKALCSSPVAFKESEDSVVEIVNDMGASQIGGILPESNLENINLPSSPLATLDGKTAGSPEKHLIGSSEEQVERKGSENDVDDQIDVSHAGEILPVNSPTAEKEMKIEDSSEEGHVDCSMAVEEPQIPVAEVRDLIDASHVGGLGLENLLEKSDGLSEKSQEEGSSLSLNESNKNDDKISHQMDTNDIPQDAGLMPEDIVSEKVDVVTSSLETQEEKAEGSSGNNRMSSLEAVVESKGSEVDGQLGASQVSTVLPDNDRSENMALPAPSMVTEEQKLEGLFEDGIVSLVVLEESKGSPAEMGDKVDVSQDCRMVAEIESENLDEPPPSTSEGDNVLGSSEVELVVISSENLDQPPPSLTTEGDNAAGSSKMELIGSPSVPEESELKDEAATAHVSESQPEGENKDLPPSTSAQDSENVKGSPDRDPLTGHVSLPQNENKDLPSSSSAQEGENIEGLSAGAELGSSVDMEGAVGSEE; this is translated from the exons ATGGCGTCTTCGCATAATGTCGAGTTGGAGGCAGCAAAGTTTCTGCACAAACTCATTCAAGATTCTAAAGATGAGCCCGCAAAATTGGCTGCGAAACTTTACGTG ATATTACAACACATGAAGTCAAGTGGGAAGGAGCATTCTATGCCTTATCAAGTAATATCAAG GGCAATGGAGACTGTTATCAATCAACATGGTCTTGATATTGAAGCCCTGAAGTCATCGCGCCTTCCTATGGCTGGAGGAACTCAAACAGGCGATTCCGCAACCGCACAATTTGGAG GGTCTTCTCAAGCTGCTGGGGTTTCAAAAGATTCCAAAGCGGGCATGGCTGAAAATGAGATTGCGAAAGTTGATCCATTTGGATCAAGTAGGCCGCCTGTTGGTCCAAGTAGTGGAGGACACGACTATTATCAAGGAGCTGGACCCCATAGGAGTAGTCAGTCTTTTGATCATGAAAGTCCATCTAGTTTGGACTCTAGGTCCGCTAACTCGCAATCACAAGAAAGGCGTGATACGGCAAATTGGGAAAAACAGGTGAATCAAAAAGACACCAAAAAGACAACTAGTAAGCGAAAGAGGGTAGATACTTCAGTTCCCATGGAACCACACAATGAAAATGCTCAGCAACTTGATACCCGCAGCACTGTAGGTAATTCAAGGAAGGGAAAGATGAACAAAATTGAACCGTCTTCTACTTTTAATATTCTTCCAAATAGTGGCCAAGTGGAAAACTTCTCGTCCTTGTCTGGTAGCATGAGACAGGTGATTAGATCCAAACAAGAGGCTCAACATTTGATAGATAAACAGTTGGATTCACCGAACATTAGCAATCCAATCTCTCGGGCTCCAAGTTCAAAGTTCCCCGAAGATTTGGAAGTTTCCTCTATGCAAAGTCCTTCGACACAGCAACAGGTTGGTTCAGTACCATCTACACATGACATTATGGGTGTGTGGAATCAAAATAAACTTGGTGTACCGTTTGAAAAGTCCCAGGTTCCCAGATTTCCATCTAATCCAGTTCCTGGCACCATGACAGCAGAAATTCCAATGCAGCAGTCAACAGTTCCATCTGTTGGATTAA TTGCAGAGTCTGGATTCTCAAGTCCAATGCAATTTGGTGGTGCAATGCCTGGAAAGGTTATGGAAAACGATGGAGGAAGTTCAAATATGTTAGCAGATGCAAGTAAACTTTCTCAG GGTGCCAGGGAAAGCAGCATATCTGAGATGAATATGCTTAGAAGTGCAACATCTAGAGATCCTGGAAAATCTCCTGTAGCATCTGGTATGCCTTTTAAGGAACAGCAGTTGAAACAGCTGAGGGCCCAGTGTCTTGTATTTTTAGCCTTCAG AAATGGgttgatgccaaagaagttGCATCTCGAAATTGCTCTTGGAAACATATTTCCTAAAGAAG GTACTAATACTGATGGACCTCGCAAAGAGTTGATCGACCATAAAGGGAAAGCACAATCTTCTAATGATCCAAATATTGTTCCTGAGGTCATGATGCCACCTGTAAGACTGAACAACACCAGGGAAGCTGATAAAATACCTTCAGGTGCCTCATCCACTGGAAGATTCCAAGAAACTGAATCCTTATCTATAGAAGCTGGGAGCTCAAAAATGGAGGACAAAGGTGGCCCACCTTCAGACCATTCTGTACTTGCAGAAGAAAGAAAACTTCTACTTTCAAGAAAGCCTGATGCTGAAATACAAACACAGGAAACAACATCTTCCCTAGCAATGGCATCGCAAAAGAATGATTTTTCTGGTGGAAGGGGTGGTATAACTGTTACCATGCCTGGGGAAAATATGGAAAATGGCCACCTGCTAGTTGGAAAGGCTAACCAAGCCTCGTATATAGCCATGAATAGGCAGATGACTCCTGAGATGATTGGTTGGACTGGAGTTGGTAATCCTAATGATGTTTCTAGAGGACCACTACCAACCTCCAGTGTTCAGCGTGAGATGGTGCCTGCAAGAAAGGATAATGCACCTA tAAGAGATCGTTGGAGACCAGTTTCTGGAATTGAAAATGATCACCATGCAGTACCTCCTATGAAGGATGTTAATATGATGCAAAAGCATGTATTGCAGG ATGATTCTAAAGTTTCTGCTATTCAAAATGGATGCTTTTCAGATGGACGGAAAGTAGTTCATTTTTCTGAAACACTGAAAAATGGCACTAGTTTTACTGCAGAGCAAGTTGAGGAAGATGACTCATTATCGACTGATGTGCCACCTTCTCCTAAGTACACCATGTTAGAGAAATGGACCATGGATCAGCAGAAAAAGAAACATTTAGAAGAGCAAAATTGGATTCTAAAACAGCAGAAAGCAAAGCAAAGAATTGCAGTGTCTTTCCACAAGTCAAAG GAGAATGTGAGCTCGTCTGAAGATATATctgcaaaaacaaaaagtgtCATAGAGCTTAAGAAACTACAACTATTGGAGCTTCAACGTCGTCTTCGGAG TGATTTCCTGAATGACTTTTTTAGACCAATCACGACTGAAATGGATCGCTTGAAATCATTTAAGAAACACAGACATGGCAGGAGAATAAAACAATTAGAAAAGTTTGAACAGAAAATGAAGGAAGAGCGACAAAAGAGAATACGAGAAAGGCAGAAGGAGTTCTTTAGTGAGATAGAAGTTCACAA GGAAAGACTTGATGATGTGTTCAAGTTTAAGAGAGAACGGTGGAAGGGtttcaataaatatgtaaagGAATTCCACAAGAGGAAGGAACGCATCCATCGTGAGAAGATTGATCGGATCCAACGTGAGAAGATTAATTTGTTAAAGATCAATGATGTGGAAGGATATCTTCGAATGGTGCAG GATGCCAAGTCTGATCGTGTTAAGCAACTTCTtaaagaaacagagaaataCCTTCAAAAGCTTGGATCCAAGCTACAGGAGGCAAAGTCTATGGCAAGTCGATTTGAACATGATATGGATGAGACAGGAGCTCCAAGTGTTGTTGAGAAGAGTGAGACTGCATTTGAAAATGAAGATGAAAGTGATCAAGCAAAG CATTATTTGGAAAGCAATGAAAAGTACTATTTGATGGCTCATAG TATAAAAGAGAGCATTGCAGATCAGCCATCTTGTCTTCAGGGTGGAAAATTAAGAGA GTATCAAATGAATGGTCTAAGGTGGTTGGTTTCGCTATACAATAATCATTTGAATGGTATCCTGGCTGATGAGATGGGCCTTGGTAAAACTGTTCAG GTTATTGCTTTAATTTGTTACCTGATGGAGACCAAAAACGATAGAGGACCCTTTTTAGTGGTTGTGCCATCTTCAGTTTTACCTGGATGGGAAACAGAAATAAGCATATGGGCACCTAGTATACATAAGATTGTCTATTTCGGGCCTCCGGAGGAGAGGCGTAAGTTATTCAA GGAAAAAATTGTTCACCAGAAATTCAATGTCCTCCTGACAACATATGAGTATCTGATGAACAAGCATGACAGACCAAAACTAAGTAAAATACACTGGCGTTATATAATAATTGATGAAGGACACCGTATAAAAAATGCTTCGTGCAAGTTAAATGCTGACCTGAAGCATTATCGGAGCTCTCATAGATTGTTATTAACTGGAACTCCACTACAG AACAACCTTGAGGAGTTGTGGGCATTGCTGAACTTCCTGTTGCCTAATATTTTCAACTCTTCAGAGGATTTTTCTCAGTGGTTCAACAAACCATTTCAGAGTAATGGTGATAACTCAGCGGATGAA GCTTTGCTCTCCGAGGAGGAGAATCTCTTGATCATAAATCGTCTTCACCAAGTACTTCGACCATTTGTGCTTCGGAGGCTGAAACACAAG GTTGAAAATCAATTGCCAGAAAAGATTGAGAGACTTATAAGATGTGAGGCTTCTGCTTATCAGAAGCTTTTGATGAAGAGGGTCGAAGAAAATCTGGGATCGATTGGAAGTTCTAGG TCTCGGTCAGTGCATAACTCTGTTATGGAGCTTCGCAATATATGCAATCATCCTTATCTTAGCCAGCTTCATGCAGAGGAG GTCAATAGTTTGATACCTAAGCATTATCTCCCAACTGTTATTAGACTTTGTGGGAAGCTTGAAATGTTAGATCGGATACTACCCAAGTTAAAAGCAACAGATCATAGG gttcttttcttttccacaaTGACCCGACTACTTGATCTTATGGAGGAGTATCTCAACTTCAAGCAATATCAGTACCTTCGGTTGGACGGCCAGACATCTGGGAATGTTCGTGGTGCCCTCATTGACCAGTTCAACAATCCAAATTCACCTGTATTTATATTTCTTCTCAG TATTCGGGCTGGTGGTGTTGGAGTAAATCTTCAAGCTGCTGATACAGTGATCATATTTGATACTGACTGGAATCCACAG GTGGATTTGCAAGCTCAGGCGAGAGCTCATAGAATTGGCCAGAAAAGGGATGTGCTTGTTCTTCGATTTGAAACG GTCCAAACTGTTGAAGAACAAGTCAGAGCTTCAGCTGAGCACAAACTGGGAGTTGCTAATCAGAGCATAACTGCTGGTTTCTTTGACAATAATACCAG TGCTGAAGATCGAAGAGAATATCTAGAGGCACTTCTCCGAGAGTGTAAGAAAGAGGAAGCTGCACCTGTTTTAGATGATGATGCACTAAATGATCTCTTAGCCCGCAG TGAGCCAGAGATTGATATCTTTGAATCTGTTGATAAACAAAGGCAGGAAGCAGAGATG GCGACATGGAGGAAGCTGGTAATTGAACGAGGGTTAGATAGTTCTGAACCTTTACCTCCTCTGCCTTCCCGCCTTGTTACAGAGGAAGATTTGAAGGAATTCTATGAAGTAATGAAGATATACGAAGTGCCAAAACCTGGGCCTGGTATGGTGTCAAATGTTGGTGTCAAGCGGAAGGGTGAGTATCTTGGGGGCCTTGATACTCAGCAATATGGAAGAGGAAAACGAGCAAGAGAG GTTCGTTCCTATGAAGAGCAATGGACGGAGGAGGAGTTTGAAAAGATGTGTCAGGTTGACTCCCCTGAATCTCCTAGCAAACCGAAGGAAGAAGTTAAAGACACAAATTTGCCAACAGATGCCAGTCGATCTATTGTGACTGTTAAGACAGAAATTCCTGCTCCACTTTCATCAGAGCAATCCCACTCAACACACCAACCAGTCACATCAATCCCACCACCTCCACCAGCACCCACTGTCCAACCTGCACCGATTATCCAACCAACACCGACTATCCAACCACCACATCTGCAGCAAGGCAAAGAGGTAACACCACCAGCTAAGCGTGGCCGTGGGAGGCCAAAAAGAGCTACTACAGATCAATCACCAACTGCTGTGGTTCTTACAGCTCCCTCTGGAACTGACAAAGTGGATTTGGCATTACAGAGAGGAACAACATCTAGCTCTGATACAACCTCCTGTCCCAATCCTTTAGCGGTCAATGTAAAAGGTGTCATTGGGACTGTACATCAAACTGGTATAGGGGTTACACCTAGTTCTCAACCAACCACTCCCCCTTCTGCTACTTCTGGAGCACAAGTAGCTGCTGTCCCTTCTGTTCCCGTGCAAGGAAGAGGACAGGGTCGGAAAATTCAAAGTTCTGGAGAAGCACCCCGGCGTAGGGGAAAGAAACAGGGGCCAGTATCACCTGCTGTTACTAGTGGTTTGACTGGATCGGATCTAAAACAAAATGAGATTCAACAGAATAAATCAATGAATCCATCAGTAAATCAGGCCACTGTCATTACTGCAACTGTTTCTAGTACTCCTCTGGTCCAGTGTCCTGATTCTTTACCAGGTTCTGCTGCTTCACAAGGTACTGATGTAATAGATCCTCATCATGGCGAGGGTACAGGTTTGAGCTCTCCTCAAACCCCTACTTTGCAAGGTGTTAATCCTGtatctcaatcctcttctcctTGCCCTTCTGTGCCCATGCAAATGAAAGGGCAAGGTCGGAAGACTCAGAGTGGTGCAGGTGGAACCCGGCGTAGGGGAAAGAAACAGGCACTAGTATCACCTCCTGTTCCTGATGTGTCACCTGGTCAGGATTTAAAACCAAATGTAAATTCACAGAATAAATCTGGTGATTTGAGTGAGAGTCAAGCTGTGAAAAGCAAGCAAGATGTTGCTAAGGAGCCAACCAATGCTATACAAGAGCAAGTATGTCATGCACCTGATAGTTTGGCAGGTCCAGATCAAGACGTAAAATCAACCAAACAGCCGGTTGGCTTAGCTCTAGCTAAGCAGTCAGAAGTCTCATCAACCACACATGACAGTGATCAGATCTCCATGG GCCCTACATCCGGAGAGAGTCAAAATGCTGCTGTCCTCAATGTTGCATCTCTGACAAAGGATGCTTCCAATGAAAATTGCTCATCCAAACTGGAAGCAAATAAGCTTTCAGGAAATGAAGCTGTTGTTGCTCCAGCTGTAGCTTTATCAAGCACGACTTCCCCTGAGGTGACCAAGGACTCATGTTTAGTGGATAGAACTGTTACGGCTACATCTACCGTAATGAGTGCAGCTCTAGTTGTTCCTTCAACTGATTCTTTTGCCACTTCCACTACAATGGAAGGTATCACTAAGACAAAGCATCTTGTTGCTGCAGAAATTGCTATCAACCCTCAGTCTACCCCTCCTTACCCTTCTGTTCCTGCAGCCTCTCAATCTACTGGTGCTTTACCAACTGAATCTATACAAGTCAAAAGACAAGGTCGAAAGGCTCCACCTAGAGGAGAAACACCTCGTCGCAGGGGAAAGAAACAGGCTTTAACAATGTCTGCTGTACCTGATGGTTCAGCAGCTCACGCTTCAAAATTAAGTTCTCAATCCCAGAATAGGTCTGATGATGCAATTGGAAGCAAGTCTGCTATCCTAAGGGGTAAGCATGGAACTGACACACAGGAAAACAATGTTATTCAGGCTCAGATATCTGAGGTCAATTTGCCTAGTGGTTTAGCTGGTCAggatccaaaaagaaaagagcAATCTGGTCATACTCCCCCAGTGAAGCAGTTAATAAATCCTCCGACAACAATTGACAGTGCTCTTGGATCCTCTGATAAAAATTCTGCTTTAGGTCGAATTCAAACAGCTAATGTAAATGATGTTGCACGAGTTATGAAAGAGGTTTTTTCTGGAACTTgcttgtcaaaaaataaaagtgggGAGACTGCTGGGAAAGAAGGTAGGGCTGTCCATAATTTACCGGTAGTAAGTAAGACTGTTATGGAAGTGGCCAAAAATCAAACTTTGGAGGATAAAGCACATTCATCTATGCCTACTCTGACCACAGCTTCTGTTCTTGACCTTCCGGTGAATTATGAAAAACGATCTGGAATGGAAGCAGATGGCACCCGTGTTCTCATGACTGATTTGAGTAAATCGGAAATCAAGACAACTGCAGTTTCAGTTGTGAAAATGGCAGACTCAGAAAAACATTCTAATGAAGATGCAATTTCACTGCCTAACACAGGAGCTCTATGTACAGCTTCTCTTAGTGCTGGAGAAAGGGATGATGGGCTTTCTGAGAGAGAATCTCCTGATGCTGGTCCACCTGGTTTTACTACAAGGGCCTCTGGCAATGATGTAAGTTCATCTTTGGTTCCTCCAAGTGTGGTGGAGCCTGTGGCAATGTCAAATACTTCTGGAAACAAAACTGAAATGTTGACAAAGGAGTCTCCAAACTCTTCTCACCTTGATGCCAGAGGATTTGAATGTCAGACAATTTCCACAAAAACAGACAAGTCCAATGATTATCCTGAAACCACTCCGCCTATTCCTGTGACTCCAGAAAATTTAGGCATAGTGGTCACTTCTGCTATGATTGTCAGTGGCTCTGAGAACAAAATAGAGCCTTCTGTTAAAGAGCTTCAGTTAACATCTCCTGTAATTTCAGAAAaggctgatgatgatgatggtgagcATCCTAAATCACCAATTTCTCAAATTCTGGATCATTCCAGTGTGGTAGAGCTTCAGTTAACATCTCCACAAGATGAAGGCAATCCTGAAGCTCCTGTAATTTCAGAAAaggctgatgatgatgatgatggtgagcATCCTAAATCACCAATTTCTCAAAGTCTGGATCATTCCAGTGTGGTAGAGCCTCCTATGACTGAGATTCAGTCTGGAAATGATAGAGAGCCTGCTTTAAATGAGGTTAAAAATTGTTCTCTTGATATTGGAATTGATGAAAATGCTCCAACTATTTCTTTGACTCGAGATCGATCCACTGGTGTTAAATTTGAGAAGCGTTCCTCTGAGAGTGTTATTCTGTGCTCTACAGAAGCTGAGTTTCAAAAATCTTCTCTTGAAATTGGAAGCCTTGGAAATCCCTCATCTATTCCTGTGACTGGAGATCAACCTcctagtattcattttgaagagGATGCCTCTGAGAAAGATGTTCTGCCCTCTAATGATGCTGAAGCTGAATCATCTATTCCTGTGACTGGAGATCAACCTcctagtattcattttgaagagGATGCCTCTGAGAAAGATGTTCTGCCCTCTAATGATGCTGAAGCTGAAACAGCTGCTGAATGCTCTGGTCAAGCCAGTGTTGCAGGTTTAAAATTTTCACCGAAAGTCGAAAATAGTGGAGCTGCTCATGGACCATCTGATATTGCCTTGGGAGATAGTAGTGAGACTTTGCAGGACACTTCTGAAACTGGCAACTTGGAAGCTAAATGTGATGCTTCTGAAGACAAAGAGGAAACCATGCCGGACCCTTTAAAGTCAGTCATAGCTGAATCTAGTGGTGCCAAAGTCATCCCAGAAGCTCATGTTGGAACACTGCTGCAAGAAATTGAAACTACTGATCATAGCGATGAAGCTTGCAATATGGAATTGGACCCTTCTAAGGGTGATCAAATGGATGGTTCTCAGAATGTTTTGATGGAAcatgaaaaaatatcaaatgagaTTACTTTGCCTTCTTTATTGGTCACGGAGGAAGACAAACTCAATAACTCTGAGAGAAGTCCAGTTGGCAACTCAGTAGCAGTTGGGGAGCAGAAAGGACCTGATGACGCCGAATCTGGTGATCAGTTGGATGTTTCTTGTGAGGGTGGTTTTATGCCAGAAAATATATCAGAAGTCCCACCTTCATCTTCCTCGGTGAAAGAGGAACAAATGATTGAGAGTTCATTTGAGAAGTTTCCTGTTAGCTGCTTGGTGGCTTTGAAGGAACCAAAAGATTCTGAAGCTGGGATGGATATTCAACTTGATTCTGCGGGGGGCAGTGAGACTTTGCCAGATCAAGTTATTTTGTTACCTTCTTGTTTAGAGTCCGGAGAAGAGATTGGATGTTCATCTGAGAAGGGTCCAGCACTTGAGGAACCAGAGAAACCAAAAGATTCAGAAGCTGAAATAGATGTACAATTAGATTCATCAAATAACAACGAGGTATTGCTAGAAAAGGTTGTATCAGGTTCTATCATGGAAGATAAGATTGAGGGCTCATATCAGCAGGATCCAGCGGGCAGCTCAGTGCCTGAAGAATCAAAAGATTCTGAAGCTGAAGGGGCTGTGCAACCTCTAGACAGTTCTGAGGGTTCTAAAGATGTTCAAACTGATTCGTATCTTGCTGGCAAGATGtcacaagaaatttttttattagaaaatgcACATCCTCCATCTTCGTCAGTGACAGATGCAGAAAAGATTGAGAGTTCATTGGAGAAGTGTTCATTGAGCCTGTCGGTAGAACTTGAGAGGTTGGAAGGTTTTGAGGCTAAGGTGGAAAATAGAGTGGATGCAGGTCATGATGTTGTTGGTTCTCCAGAAAGTAAAAAATCGGAAACCATgaatctgctttcatcttctttAGCATCAGAGGGAGAAAAGATTGAGGGCTCAGTTGATAAAGCTCTGTGTAGCAGTCCAGTAGCATTTAAAGAATCAGAAGACTCTGTGGTTGAGATTGTTAATGATATGGGTGCTTCCCAGATTGGTGGAATTTTGCCCGAaagtaatttagaaaatataaatttacctTCATCTCCCCTGGCAACTTTGGATGGAAAGACTGCTGGGTCACCTGAAAAGCATCTGATTGGCAGTTCAGAGGAACAGGTGGAACGAAAAGGGTCTGAAAATGATGTTGATGACCAAATTGATGTTTCCCATGCTGGCGAAATTCTTCCTGTAAATTCTCCCACtgcagaaaaagaaatgaaaattgaGGATTCATCTGAGGAGGGCCATGTTGACTGTTCCATGGCAGTGGAGGAACCACAAATTCCTGTAGCTGAGGTCAGGGATCTAATCGATGCTTCTCATGTTGGTGGTTTGGGTCTGGAAAATTTGTTAGAAAAGAGTGATGGCTTATCTGAGAAGAGTCAGGAGGAGGGCAGCTCATTATCCCTGAATGAATCAAACAAGAACGATGATAAAATCAGTCATCAAATGGATACAAATGATATACCCCAGGATGCTGGGTTAATGCCAGAAGATATTGTATCAGAAAAGGTGGATGTTGTTACATCTTCTTTAGAGACTCAGGAAGAAAAGGCTGAGGGTTCTTCCGGAAATAATCGAATGAGCAGCTTAGAAGCAGTAGTGGAATCAAAGGGTTCTGAGGTTGATGGTCAATTGGGTGCATCCCAG GTTAGTACAGTCTTGCCAGACAACGATAGGTCAGAGAACATGGCTCTGCCAGCACCCTCTATGGTGACGGAGGAACAAAAGCTTGAGGGCTTGTTTGAGGATGGTATAGTCAGCTTAGTGGTATTGGAGGAATCAAAAGGATCTCCAGCTGAAATGGGTGATAAGGTTGATGTTTCTCAGGATTGTAGGATGGTGGCAGAGATTGAATCTGAGAATTTGGATGAGCCTCCACCTTCAACATCAGAGGGTGATAATGTTCTTGGCTCATCTGAAGTGGAATTGGTTGTCATCTCCTCTGAAAATTTGGATCAGCCTCCACCTTCGTTGACAACTGAGGGTGATAATGCTGCTGGCTCATCTAAAATGGAATTGATTGGCAGCCCCTCAGTGCCTGAGGAATCAGAATTGAAAGATGAAGCTGCAACTGCTCATGTTTCTGAGTCACAGCCAGAGGGCGAAAACAAGGATTTGCCTCCATCTACTTCGGCCCAAGACAGTGAAAATGTCAAGGGATCACCAGACCGAGATCCATTGACGGGTCATGTTTCATTGCCACAGAATGAAAACAAGGATTTGCCTTCATCTTCATCAGCACAAGAGGGTGAAAATATTGAGGGATTATCAGCGGGAGCTGAACTGGGAAGCTCCGTGGATATGGAGGGTGCGGTAGGGTCTGAAGAGTAA